A genomic region of Rhipicephalus sanguineus isolate Rsan-2018 chromosome 1, BIME_Rsan_1.4, whole genome shotgun sequence contains the following coding sequences:
- the LOC119379124 gene encoding coiled-coil domain-containing protein R3HCC1L isoform X3, whose protein sequence is MERDEFQTGGDRDEVFVKTVCKEITNFVQGDVQNSAFNNGFCLDEAVRKVAVRLCREKGLPVDFLSHSIKRPPPSSREMQAPRPARQRQRRPDIQLYVPRGRKAEALKPDARDAPAQAARVPSQHLLERRAPLATTDAAEALTPGTKDAPTQAARVPSPHLSERQAPFATTDAAEAVKPDERGVPAEEARMPAPHLPERQEPFATDAAEVVKPDARDSPAQAARVPSPHLPESQAPFATTGAAGPRCIEDTGYHRVEAHSGDIKKTCAQLNELTNACGMDGDADYTGQDLDSNCDVLSTSGNSDNGEGVIQVCLSLSQENDSEYIRKAADECSQEVNSLQEFPSIVTDSAGTQKRTGLQALQGSVGIAVDDSVVRTSESTQNAAHEEPSPTSQMEMAQLCGEHVDTGGDSTETSIGESHKDAEDSWDALFDETGECVDPEVLKNITKALGDIKVHQAELDYTKFEPRIPDVSEEEYGHVLEMYDFPAEFETKDLVTALSSCRDQFNIKWVDDTHALAIFSTPFAATEALSLQNSLMKMRHVSEASKQSKLKIKHCSEFLMPYKPRPQTSASVARRLVSGALGMRVKVDVEQRRKELQILKEAKGKRKTAAKQRADVWNGDVS, encoded by the exons ATGGAGCGTGATGAATTTCAG ACTGGCGGCGACAGAGACGAAGTCTTTGTGAAAACTGTTTGCAAGGAGATAACGAATTTTGTACAAGGTGATGTTCAAAACAG TGCATTTAACAACGGCTTCTGCTTAGATGAAGCAGTACGGAAAGTAGCTGTGAGGCTCTGCAGAGAGAAAGGGCTTCCGGTCGATTTCCTTTCGCATAGCATCAAGAGACCGCCACCTTCAAGCAGAGAGATGCAAGCACCTAGGCCCGCACG GCAGCGTCAAAGGCGTCCAGATATACAGTTGTATGTGCCACGGGGTCGTAAAGCTGAGGCCTTGAAACCTGATGCAAGAGATGCCCCTGCACAAGCAGCAAGGGTGCCTTCGCAACATTTGCTAGAAAGGCGAGCACCATTGGCAACAACAGATGCAGCAGAGGCCTTGACACCTGGCACAAAAGATGCCCCTACACAAGCAGCAAGGGTGCCTTCACCACACTTGTCAGAAAGGCAAGCACCTTTTGCAACAACAGATGCTGCAGAGGCCGTGAAACCTGATGAAAGAGGTGTCCCTGCAGAAGAAGCAAGAATGCCTGCCCCACACCTGCCTGAAAGGCAAGAACCTTTTGCAACAGATGCAGCAGAGGTCGTGAAACCTGATGCAAGAGATTCCCCTGCACAAGCAGCAAGGGTGCCTTCCCCACACTTGCCAGAAAGTCAAGCACCTTTTGCAACAACAGGTGCAGCAGGCCCTCGATGCATAGAGGACACTGGATACCATCGTGTAGAAGCACATTCAGGAGACATCAAAAAAACCTGTGCTCAATTGAACGAGCTCACCAATGCGTGTGGTATGGATGGTGATGCTGACTATACTGGCCAGGATTTAGACAGTAACTGTGATGTGCTCTCAACAAGTGGAAATTCTGATAATGGTGAAGGTGTGATCCAAGTGTGCTTGTCACTTTCACAGGAAAATGACAGTGAATACATTAGAAAGGCTGCAGACGAATGTTCTCAAGAAGTGAATTCATTGCAGGAGTTTCCATCTATTGTGACCGATAGCGCAGGTACACAAAAAAGGACAGGCCTACAAGCACTGCAGGGTAGCGTTGGCATCGCAGTGGACGACAGTGTTGTGAGAACTAGTGAAAGTACTCAAAATGCAGCACATGAAGAACCGTCACCTACAAGTCAAATGGAGATGGCACAGTTGTGTGGTGAGCATGTGGACACTGGTGGAGATAGCACAGAAACAAGCATTGGAGAGAGCCATAAGGATGCTGAGGATTCATGGGATGCCCTTTTTGATGAAACAGGGGAATGTGTTGATCCAGAAGTTTTGAAAAAT ATCACTAAGGCCTTGGGTGACATTAAAGTTCATCAGGCAGAACTTGATTACACCAAGTTTGAGCCTCGCATTCCCGACGTCTCGGAAGAAG AGTATGGCCATGTCCTTGAGATGTACGATTTTCCTGCCGAATTTGAAACAAAGGATCTTGTGACAGCGCTGTCGTCTTGCAG AGATCAGTTTAACATTAAGTGGGTGGATGACACGCATGCATTGGCAATATTTTCAACGCCATTTGCTG CGACAGAAGCTCTCAGCCTGCAGAATTCACTAATGAAGATGAGGCATGTCTCTGAAGCATCCAAGCAATCCAAGCTGAAGATTAAGCATTGTAGCG aatTCTTGATGCCTTACAAGCCCCGTCCGCAGACGTCTGCCTCAGTGGCACGCCGTTTAGTGAGCGGAGCTCTTGGCATGCGGGTGAAGGTGGATGTTGAACAACGAAGGAAGGAACTTCAGATCTTGAAAGAGGCAAAAG
- the LOC119379124 gene encoding R3H and coiled-coil domain-containing protein 1 isoform X2 codes for MNFSVLIFPALPKRERFLTHKVVEEEFEDLCSFSLGGVLRRTAVCLKSRLIFAFNNGFCLDEAVRKVAVRLCREKGLPVDFLSHSIKRPPPSSREMQAPRPARQRQRRPDIQLYVPRGRKAEALKPDARDAPAQAARVPSQHLLERRAPLATTDAAEALTPGTKDAPTQAARVPSPHLSERQAPFATTDAAEAVKPDERGVPAEEARMPAPHLPERQEPFATDAAEVVKPDARDSPAQAARVPSPHLPESQAPFATTGAAGPRCIEDTGYHRVEAHSGDIKKTCAQLNELTNACGMDGDADYTGQDLDSNCDVLSTSGNSDNGEGVIQVCLSLSQENDSEYIRKAADECSQEVNSLQEFPSIVTDSAGTQKRTGLQALQGSVGIAVDDSVVRTSESTQNAAHEEPSPTSQMEMAQLCGEHVDTGGDSTETSIGESHKDAEDSWDALFDETGECVDPEVLKNITKALGDIKVHQAELDYTKFEPRIPDVSEEEYGHVLEMYDFPAEFETKDLVTALSSCRDQFNIKWVDDTHALAIFSTPFAATEALSLQNSLMKMRHVSEASKQSKLKIKHCSEFLMPYKPRPQTSASVARRLVSGALGMRVKVDVEQRRKELQILKEAKGKRKTAAKQRADVWNGDVS; via the exons ATGAATTTCAG tgtGCTGATCTTTCCAGCCCTGCCGAAACGCGAGAGATTCCTGACTCACAAGGTTGTCGAAGAAGAGTTTGAGGACCTGTGCAGTTTCTCACTGGGAGGCGTTCTTCGAAGGACAGCTGTGTGCCTGAAATCGCGGCTTATTTT TGCATTTAACAACGGCTTCTGCTTAGATGAAGCAGTACGGAAAGTAGCTGTGAGGCTCTGCAGAGAGAAAGGGCTTCCGGTCGATTTCCTTTCGCATAGCATCAAGAGACCGCCACCTTCAAGCAGAGAGATGCAAGCACCTAGGCCCGCACG GCAGCGTCAAAGGCGTCCAGATATACAGTTGTATGTGCCACGGGGTCGTAAAGCTGAGGCCTTGAAACCTGATGCAAGAGATGCCCCTGCACAAGCAGCAAGGGTGCCTTCGCAACATTTGCTAGAAAGGCGAGCACCATTGGCAACAACAGATGCAGCAGAGGCCTTGACACCTGGCACAAAAGATGCCCCTACACAAGCAGCAAGGGTGCCTTCACCACACTTGTCAGAAAGGCAAGCACCTTTTGCAACAACAGATGCTGCAGAGGCCGTGAAACCTGATGAAAGAGGTGTCCCTGCAGAAGAAGCAAGAATGCCTGCCCCACACCTGCCTGAAAGGCAAGAACCTTTTGCAACAGATGCAGCAGAGGTCGTGAAACCTGATGCAAGAGATTCCCCTGCACAAGCAGCAAGGGTGCCTTCCCCACACTTGCCAGAAAGTCAAGCACCTTTTGCAACAACAGGTGCAGCAGGCCCTCGATGCATAGAGGACACTGGATACCATCGTGTAGAAGCACATTCAGGAGACATCAAAAAAACCTGTGCTCAATTGAACGAGCTCACCAATGCGTGTGGTATGGATGGTGATGCTGACTATACTGGCCAGGATTTAGACAGTAACTGTGATGTGCTCTCAACAAGTGGAAATTCTGATAATGGTGAAGGTGTGATCCAAGTGTGCTTGTCACTTTCACAGGAAAATGACAGTGAATACATTAGAAAGGCTGCAGACGAATGTTCTCAAGAAGTGAATTCATTGCAGGAGTTTCCATCTATTGTGACCGATAGCGCAGGTACACAAAAAAGGACAGGCCTACAAGCACTGCAGGGTAGCGTTGGCATCGCAGTGGACGACAGTGTTGTGAGAACTAGTGAAAGTACTCAAAATGCAGCACATGAAGAACCGTCACCTACAAGTCAAATGGAGATGGCACAGTTGTGTGGTGAGCATGTGGACACTGGTGGAGATAGCACAGAAACAAGCATTGGAGAGAGCCATAAGGATGCTGAGGATTCATGGGATGCCCTTTTTGATGAAACAGGGGAATGTGTTGATCCAGAAGTTTTGAAAAAT ATCACTAAGGCCTTGGGTGACATTAAAGTTCATCAGGCAGAACTTGATTACACCAAGTTTGAGCCTCGCATTCCCGACGTCTCGGAAGAAG AGTATGGCCATGTCCTTGAGATGTACGATTTTCCTGCCGAATTTGAAACAAAGGATCTTGTGACAGCGCTGTCGTCTTGCAG AGATCAGTTTAACATTAAGTGGGTGGATGACACGCATGCATTGGCAATATTTTCAACGCCATTTGCTG CGACAGAAGCTCTCAGCCTGCAGAATTCACTAATGAAGATGAGGCATGTCTCTGAAGCATCCAAGCAATCCAAGCTGAAGATTAAGCATTGTAGCG aatTCTTGATGCCTTACAAGCCCCGTCCGCAGACGTCTGCCTCAGTGGCACGCCGTTTAGTGAGCGGAGCTCTTGGCATGCGGGTGAAGGTGGATGTTGAACAACGAAGGAAGGAACTTCAGATCTTGAAAGAGGCAAAAG
- the LOC119379124 gene encoding R3H and coiled-coil domain-containing protein 1 isoform X1 — MERDEFQTGGDRDEVFVKTVCKEITNFVQGDVQNSVLIFPALPKRERFLTHKVVEEEFEDLCSFSLGGVLRRTAVCLKSRLIFAFNNGFCLDEAVRKVAVRLCREKGLPVDFLSHSIKRPPPSSREMQAPRPARQRQRRPDIQLYVPRGRKAEALKPDARDAPAQAARVPSQHLLERRAPLATTDAAEALTPGTKDAPTQAARVPSPHLSERQAPFATTDAAEAVKPDERGVPAEEARMPAPHLPERQEPFATDAAEVVKPDARDSPAQAARVPSPHLPESQAPFATTGAAGPRCIEDTGYHRVEAHSGDIKKTCAQLNELTNACGMDGDADYTGQDLDSNCDVLSTSGNSDNGEGVIQVCLSLSQENDSEYIRKAADECSQEVNSLQEFPSIVTDSAGTQKRTGLQALQGSVGIAVDDSVVRTSESTQNAAHEEPSPTSQMEMAQLCGEHVDTGGDSTETSIGESHKDAEDSWDALFDETGECVDPEVLKNITKALGDIKVHQAELDYTKFEPRIPDVSEEEYGHVLEMYDFPAEFETKDLVTALSSCRDQFNIKWVDDTHALAIFSTPFAATEALSLQNSLMKMRHVSEASKQSKLKIKHCSEFLMPYKPRPQTSASVARRLVSGALGMRVKVDVEQRRKELQILKEAKGKRKTAAKQRADVWNGDVS, encoded by the exons ATGGAGCGTGATGAATTTCAG ACTGGCGGCGACAGAGACGAAGTCTTTGTGAAAACTGTTTGCAAGGAGATAACGAATTTTGTACAAGGTGATGTTCAAAACAG tgtGCTGATCTTTCCAGCCCTGCCGAAACGCGAGAGATTCCTGACTCACAAGGTTGTCGAAGAAGAGTTTGAGGACCTGTGCAGTTTCTCACTGGGAGGCGTTCTTCGAAGGACAGCTGTGTGCCTGAAATCGCGGCTTATTTT TGCATTTAACAACGGCTTCTGCTTAGATGAAGCAGTACGGAAAGTAGCTGTGAGGCTCTGCAGAGAGAAAGGGCTTCCGGTCGATTTCCTTTCGCATAGCATCAAGAGACCGCCACCTTCAAGCAGAGAGATGCAAGCACCTAGGCCCGCACG GCAGCGTCAAAGGCGTCCAGATATACAGTTGTATGTGCCACGGGGTCGTAAAGCTGAGGCCTTGAAACCTGATGCAAGAGATGCCCCTGCACAAGCAGCAAGGGTGCCTTCGCAACATTTGCTAGAAAGGCGAGCACCATTGGCAACAACAGATGCAGCAGAGGCCTTGACACCTGGCACAAAAGATGCCCCTACACAAGCAGCAAGGGTGCCTTCACCACACTTGTCAGAAAGGCAAGCACCTTTTGCAACAACAGATGCTGCAGAGGCCGTGAAACCTGATGAAAGAGGTGTCCCTGCAGAAGAAGCAAGAATGCCTGCCCCACACCTGCCTGAAAGGCAAGAACCTTTTGCAACAGATGCAGCAGAGGTCGTGAAACCTGATGCAAGAGATTCCCCTGCACAAGCAGCAAGGGTGCCTTCCCCACACTTGCCAGAAAGTCAAGCACCTTTTGCAACAACAGGTGCAGCAGGCCCTCGATGCATAGAGGACACTGGATACCATCGTGTAGAAGCACATTCAGGAGACATCAAAAAAACCTGTGCTCAATTGAACGAGCTCACCAATGCGTGTGGTATGGATGGTGATGCTGACTATACTGGCCAGGATTTAGACAGTAACTGTGATGTGCTCTCAACAAGTGGAAATTCTGATAATGGTGAAGGTGTGATCCAAGTGTGCTTGTCACTTTCACAGGAAAATGACAGTGAATACATTAGAAAGGCTGCAGACGAATGTTCTCAAGAAGTGAATTCATTGCAGGAGTTTCCATCTATTGTGACCGATAGCGCAGGTACACAAAAAAGGACAGGCCTACAAGCACTGCAGGGTAGCGTTGGCATCGCAGTGGACGACAGTGTTGTGAGAACTAGTGAAAGTACTCAAAATGCAGCACATGAAGAACCGTCACCTACAAGTCAAATGGAGATGGCACAGTTGTGTGGTGAGCATGTGGACACTGGTGGAGATAGCACAGAAACAAGCATTGGAGAGAGCCATAAGGATGCTGAGGATTCATGGGATGCCCTTTTTGATGAAACAGGGGAATGTGTTGATCCAGAAGTTTTGAAAAAT ATCACTAAGGCCTTGGGTGACATTAAAGTTCATCAGGCAGAACTTGATTACACCAAGTTTGAGCCTCGCATTCCCGACGTCTCGGAAGAAG AGTATGGCCATGTCCTTGAGATGTACGATTTTCCTGCCGAATTTGAAACAAAGGATCTTGTGACAGCGCTGTCGTCTTGCAG AGATCAGTTTAACATTAAGTGGGTGGATGACACGCATGCATTGGCAATATTTTCAACGCCATTTGCTG CGACAGAAGCTCTCAGCCTGCAGAATTCACTAATGAAGATGAGGCATGTCTCTGAAGCATCCAAGCAATCCAAGCTGAAGATTAAGCATTGTAGCG aatTCTTGATGCCTTACAAGCCCCGTCCGCAGACGTCTGCCTCAGTGGCACGCCGTTTAGTGAGCGGAGCTCTTGGCATGCGGGTGAAGGTGGATGTTGAACAACGAAGGAAGGAACTTCAGATCTTGAAAGAGGCAAAAG
- the LOC119379128 gene encoding protein O-linked-mannose beta-1,4-N-acetylglucosaminyltransferase 2, with translation MFLRPSHVICVLACMLVDRVLDYANQCGDSSCRQTDRHSRWGPVKASSSVWCRGPNYTLRTCIFRNLYYRGDTGDFVFLHGPETTLLGDLNGRNDPALTDLSSVNDHGAFYFNFVDLPLSAFSELDVVDVHGDTLVVSRFNPDNLMHVFHDDLIPVFSTVREMRSCSSSVEVLHCLHNITLFLADERRKGPYWQLYKALIKNGKILHRTEMSKWYRFTRAIVGLRKDSTWYQYGFVVPQGPLNSNLKTAGAEVSLFAKFFLHALDVPLKSKINRSHALIISRTKNRLIANLDELVNMVKLHTKLTPVVINLESEALQDVVALLRCTQLLISMHGSALILSMFLQPGSAVLELFPYGINPDNYTPYKTLTNLPSVDIAYAAWRNTNKTNTVFHPEFEPQYGGIYHLPLEAQQQILLSKEVPPHLCCDNPNWLFHIYQDTAVDTSIVPMLINLSTERVPTRNNLKNIFPGQVLKLKCEVHKDSEGNTQFVVSWLEPWNVAFASFAHCYYEAWLKNGAEVQMIHTNKTAFVQNITSNHLHIWVKAVCDGNSGGFSAFPPSCRDNTY, from the coding sequence ATGTTTCTTCGTCCCAGCCATGTCATTTGTGTACTTGCGTGCATGTTAGTTGACCGTGTACTCGATTACGCGAATCAGTGCGGCGATAGCAGCTGTAGACAAACTGACAGACATTCTAGATGGGGCCCGGTCAAGGCATCGAGCTCTGTGTGGTGTCGTGGCCCCAACTATACTCTGAGAACGTGCATATTTAGGAACTTGTACTATCGAGGAGACACCGGAGATTTTGTTTTTCTTCATGGCCCAGAAACTACTCTTCTTGGTGACCTAAACGGAAGAAACGATCCTGCGCTTACCGATCTGTCATCCGTAAACGATCACGGGGCGTTTTACTTCAATTTTGTGGATTTGCCTTTGTCGGCGTTTTCAGAGCTCGATGTTGTGGACGTTCACGGTGACACACTTGTAGTCAGTCGCTTCAACCCGGACAATTTGATGCATGTGTTTCACGATGACCTCATTCCAGTATTTTCGACTGTTCGGGAGATGCGTAGCTGCAGCAGTAGTGTAGAGGTGCTGCACTGCCTTCACAACATTACGTTGTTCCTGGCTGATGAAAGACGAAAGGGACCTTACTGGCAGTTGTATAAAGCCCTTATTAAAAATGGGAAGATACTGCACAGAACTGAAATGTCTAAGTGGTACCGCTTTACAAGGGCGATTGTTGGATTGCGAAAGGACAGCACGTGGTATCAGTATGGTTTTGTGGTCCCACAAGGTCCTCTCAACAGTAACCTTAAGACAGCAGGGGCCGAAGTCAGTCTGTTTGCTAAATTTTTCCTTCATGCACTTGATGTGCCACTGAAATCAAAGATAAACAGGAGCCATGCACTCATAATATCAAGAACCAAGAACAGGCTAATTGCAAACCTAGATGAACTAGTGAACATGGTAAAGCTGCACACTAAGCTTACACCTGTAGTCATTAATCTGGAAAGTGAAGCCCTCCAAGATGTAGTAGCTTTGCTGAGATGCACCCAACTTTTGATAAGTATGCATGGCTCAGCGTTGATTTTATCAATGTTCTTGCAGCCAGGGTCAGCAGTGTTGGAACTGTTTCCGTACGGCATTAATCCTGACAATTATACTCCATACAAAACCCTCACAAATCTTCCATCAGTGGATATTGCCTATGCAGCATGGAGAAATACAAACAAGACCAACACTGTCTTTCACCCCGAATTTGAGCCACAGTATGGTGGAATATACCACTTGCCATTGGAAGCCCAGCAACAGATACTCCTAAGTAAAGAAGTTCCACCACACTTGTGCTGCGATAATCCCAACTGGCTCTTTCACATTTATCAGGACACGGCAGTTGACACATCAATTGTGCCAATGCTTATCAACCTATCTACTGAACGTGTCCCCACACGCAATAACCTTAAGAATATTTTTCCAGGCCAAGTTCTGAAACTGAAATGTGAAGTGCACAAAGATTCCGAAGGCAATACACAGTTCGTAGTTTCCTGGCTTGAGCCATGGAATGTAGCATTTGCTAGTTTTGCTCATTGCTATTATGAAGCATGGCTAAAAAATGGTGCTGAGGTTCAAATGATACATACAAATAAGACAGCTTTTGTCCAAAACATTACAAGCAATCACCTCCACATATGGGTGAAAGCTGTGTGTGATGGAAATTCTGGTGGCTTCAGTGCATTTCCTCCCAGCTGCAGGGACAACACCTATTGA